One window from the genome of Bacillus weihaiensis encodes:
- a CDS encoding acyltransferase, translated as MRRTTRYPVKGANSLWHVYKTVPFWKVVRNFIVIQLARYTPFLGMKNWLYRAFLKMRVGDQTSFALMVMLDVMFPEKISVGKNSVIGYNTTILAHEYLIREYRLGDVVIGDEVLIGANSTILPGVTIGDGAIVSAGTLVHKDVPAGAFVGGNPMAIIYTKEEMEQRDKTELASL; from the coding sequence GTGAGAAGAACGACGAGATATCCTGTAAAAGGAGCCAATTCGTTATGGCATGTGTATAAGACCGTTCCTTTCTGGAAGGTTGTACGAAATTTTATTGTGATTCAGCTTGCTCGATACACCCCATTTTTAGGAATGAAAAATTGGTTGTATCGAGCTTTCCTGAAGATGAGGGTAGGAGATCAGACCTCCTTTGCACTTATGGTCATGCTTGATGTCATGTTCCCGGAAAAGATTTCAGTAGGGAAAAACTCTGTGATCGGGTATAACACGACCATTCTTGCTCATGAATATTTGATAAGGGAATATCGATTAGGAGATGTTGTAATAGGAGACGAAGTCCTCATAGGTGCGAACTCAACGATTCTTCCTGGTGTCACGATTGGTGACGGAGCCATTGTGTCTGCCGGAACGCTTGTCCATAAGGATGTCCCAGCGGGAGCATTCGTAGGAGGTAATCCGATGGCGATTATCTATACTAAGGAAGAAATGGAACAACGAGATAAAACAGAATTAGCCAGTCTTTAA
- a CDS encoding ATP phosphoribosyltransferase regulatory subunit, translating into MFMFEKPLGMVDTLPDLYEMKKQTRQSMTNTIEMWGFQFIETPTLEYYETVGVQSAILDQQLFKLLDQQGHTLVLRPDMTAPIARVAASKLYNSSYPIRLAYSANVFRAQQREGGRPAEFEQVGVELIGDGTTSADAETIALMIQTLKEAGLENFKIAIGHIEFGNALFKEVVGNQERADVLRRFLYEKNYVGYREHVKSLPLSSIDKERLLQLLNLRGGIEKVETARELVSSQQAIDSLDEITTLWSTLEAFGVTNYLKLDLNIVSHMSYYTGILYEVYADNVGFVIGNGGRYDHLFEKFNRAAPATGFGLHIDRIIEALNRTSDVKMECVIYSQERMPEAIAFTKERRAANKRVVMQEISGIKDVDAYTKQFEEVVYYIGSRKEEL; encoded by the coding sequence ATGTTTATGTTTGAGAAACCACTAGGTATGGTGGATACATTACCAGATTTGTATGAAATGAAAAAACAAACTCGTCAGTCGATGACGAATACTATTGAAATGTGGGGCTTTCAATTTATTGAAACTCCGACGCTTGAGTATTACGAAACAGTTGGAGTGCAATCAGCAATTTTAGATCAGCAGCTATTTAAACTTCTCGATCAACAAGGTCATACTCTTGTGCTCAGACCGGATATGACGGCACCTATTGCACGAGTAGCGGCTTCGAAATTATATAATAGCTCCTATCCAATCCGCCTAGCTTACTCGGCGAATGTGTTTCGTGCACAACAGCGTGAAGGTGGCCGTCCAGCTGAATTTGAGCAGGTTGGAGTTGAACTAATAGGAGACGGAACGACTAGTGCAGATGCGGAAACAATCGCATTAATGATTCAGACTTTAAAAGAAGCAGGATTAGAAAACTTTAAAATAGCCATTGGTCATATTGAATTCGGTAACGCACTATTTAAAGAAGTTGTTGGAAACCAGGAACGTGCAGATGTATTACGACGCTTTTTATATGAGAAAAACTATGTAGGATATCGTGAGCATGTCAAGTCTCTACCATTGTCTTCTATTGATAAGGAACGATTATTACAGCTACTAAATCTACGTGGGGGAATTGAAAAGGTTGAAACGGCTAGAGAACTCGTTTCCTCTCAGCAAGCAATCGACTCATTAGACGAAATCACAACGCTTTGGTCAACACTTGAAGCATTCGGGGTGACAAATTATTTAAAGCTGGACTTAAATATCGTTAGTCATATGAGTTATTATACGGGAATTTTATATGAAGTATATGCTGATAATGTAGGCTTTGTGATCGGTAATGGCGGTAGGTATGATCATCTTTTCGAGAAATTTAACCGAGCTGCACCTGCAACAGGCTTTGGATTGCATATTGATCGAATTATTGAAGCGTTAAATCGTACAAGTGATGTGAAAATGGAATGTGTGATTTATAGCCAGGAGCGAATGCCTGAAGCAATTGCCTTTACCAAGGAGCGACGAGCAGCGAATAAGCGAGTTGTCATGCAGGAAATTAGTGGAATAAAAGATGTAGATGCTTATACAAAGCAATTTGAAGAAGTGGTTTACTATATTGGTTCTCGAAAGGAGGAGCTATAG
- the hisG gene encoding ATP phosphoribosyltransferase, protein MKDILTIAMPKGRIFEEAADMLRKAGYQLPPEFDESRKLILDVPNEKIRFILAKPMDVVTYVEHGVADVGIAGKDVMLEEERDVYEVLDLKISECYLAVAGLPDTKINDVAPKIATKYPKVASSYFREQGEQVEIIKLNGSIELAPLIGLAERIVDIVSTGRTLKENGLVELEQICHITSRLIVNPVSYRMKDEPIDELVERLSKVIGG, encoded by the coding sequence ATGAAGGATATCTTAACCATTGCGATGCCAAAAGGTCGTATCTTCGAGGAAGCTGCAGATATGCTTAGAAAAGCAGGCTATCAGCTCCCACCTGAGTTTGATGAATCTCGAAAATTAATTTTAGATGTACCAAATGAAAAGATCCGCTTTATCCTAGCAAAGCCGATGGATGTTGTGACCTATGTTGAGCATGGTGTTGCAGATGTAGGAATTGCAGGCAAGGATGTTATGCTAGAAGAAGAGCGTGATGTGTATGAAGTACTAGATTTAAAGATTAGTGAATGTTATTTAGCGGTAGCTGGTTTGCCTGATACAAAAATTAATGATGTGGCTCCGAAAATTGCGACGAAATATCCGAAAGTAGCTTCTAGCTATTTCCGAGAGCAAGGAGAGCAAGTGGAGATCATTAAGTTAAACGGATCCATTGAGCTTGCGCCTTTAATTGGTTTAGCAGAACGCATTGTTGATATTGTTTCAACAGGACGAACTTTAAAGGAAAATGGCTTGGTTGAGCTTGAACAAATTTGCCATATTACATCAAGACTTATTGTCAATCCGGTGAGCTACCGTATGAAGGATGAGCCAATTGACGAACTAGTAGAAAGGCTATCAAAAGTCATTGGAGGCTAA
- the hisD gene encoding histidinol dehydrogenase, with product MKITRITDKKVSLRRTIDTGTEEQRKIVQDIITTVRDKGDEALYSYTKTFDKVELEDLLVTEAEFTEAYNELEAEMVTIIQEAAGNIRAFHEKQKRETWISYDENGTMLGQKITALDAVGVYVPGGTAAYPSSVLMNVIPAQVAGVKRIVITSPPTSKGTLPAGVLVAAKELGITEIYKVGGAQAIAALAYGTESIAAVDKIMGPGNIFVALAKREVFGIVDIDMIAGPSEIVVLSDHTARPNEIAADLLSQAEHDKNSSSILVTTSMQQAEAVKREVEKQVATLPRHEIARASIEAYGHIYVADDLDTAIAVVNELAPEHLEVLTDNPLASLHEIKHAGAIFLGRYSSEPVGDYFAGPNHVLPTNGTARFSSPLNVDDFTKKSSIISYSEKAFFKNYKKVAKLARLEGLEAHARAMEERLK from the coding sequence ATGAAAATTACTCGTATAACAGATAAAAAGGTTTCCTTAAGACGAACAATTGATACTGGTACTGAGGAGCAACGAAAAATCGTTCAAGACATCATTACAACAGTTCGTGACAAGGGAGATGAAGCCCTTTATTCCTATACAAAAACATTTGATAAAGTAGAGTTAGAGGATCTATTGGTCACGGAAGCAGAATTTACTGAGGCCTACAATGAGCTTGAAGCTGAGATGGTCACTATTATTCAAGAAGCAGCAGGAAATATTCGAGCTTTTCATGAAAAACAAAAACGTGAAACATGGATTAGCTATGATGAAAATGGAACAATGCTTGGACAGAAAATAACAGCACTTGATGCAGTTGGTGTCTATGTACCAGGTGGAACAGCAGCCTATCCTTCCTCCGTGCTTATGAATGTTATTCCAGCCCAGGTTGCGGGTGTAAAACGAATTGTCATAACATCTCCTCCAACTTCTAAAGGCACGTTGCCAGCTGGAGTTTTGGTTGCAGCAAAAGAGCTAGGGATAACTGAAATTTATAAAGTTGGTGGAGCACAAGCAATCGCTGCCTTAGCATATGGTACGGAATCCATCGCTGCAGTAGATAAGATTATGGGACCAGGTAATATTTTTGTGGCACTAGCGAAGCGAGAAGTGTTTGGAATTGTTGACATTGATATGATTGCAGGACCAAGTGAAATCGTCGTTCTAAGTGATCATACAGCAAGGCCAAATGAAATTGCAGCCGATTTATTATCACAAGCCGAACATGATAAAAACTCTTCTAGTATTCTTGTGACAACCTCAATGCAGCAGGCAGAGGCTGTGAAAAGAGAAGTGGAAAAACAGGTTGCCACTTTACCACGTCATGAAATTGCCCGTGCATCCATTGAAGCGTATGGACATATTTATGTAGCCGATGATTTAGATACAGCCATTGCCGTTGTGAACGAATTGGCACCTGAGCATTTAGAGGTTTTAACGGATAATCCTTTAGCAAGCTTACATGAAATCAAGCATGCAGGGGCGATTTTCTTAGGACGCTATAGCTCTGAGCCTGTCGGTGATTATTTTGCAGGGCCAAACCATGTGCTACCAACGAACGGGACAGCTAGGTTTTCAAGTCCGTTAAATGTGGATGATTTTACGAAAAAATCAAGCATTATCTCATACAGTGAAAAAGCGTTCTTCAAAAACTATAAAAAGGTAGCTAAGCTCGCACGACTAGAAGGTTTAGAGGCACACGCACGTGCAATGGAAGAAAGGCTAAAATAG
- the hisB gene encoding imidazoleglycerol-phosphate dehydratase HisB translates to MTRKASIERHTKETQISLDFTIDGTGQSSLKTDVPFMDHMLDLFAKHGQFDLTVNANGDVEIDDHHTTEDIGICLGQALREALGDKRGIKRYGNAFVPMDEALAQVVVDLSNRPHFEFKGEFPSKRVGTFDTENVHEFLWKLALEARINLHVIVHYGHNTHHMIEGIFKALARALDEATMVDPRIEGVLPSTKGML, encoded by the coding sequence ATGACTAGAAAAGCATCAATTGAACGTCACACGAAGGAAACACAAATTTCATTAGATTTTACAATCGATGGAACAGGACAATCATCACTAAAGACTGATGTTCCATTTATGGATCACATGCTAGATTTATTTGCCAAGCACGGACAATTTGATTTAACAGTCAATGCAAATGGTGACGTAGAAATTGATGATCATCACACGACAGAAGATATCGGTATTTGTCTTGGTCAAGCTTTGAGAGAAGCACTTGGCGATAAGCGTGGGATCAAGCGTTACGGAAATGCTTTTGTTCCAATGGATGAAGCACTTGCGCAGGTTGTTGTTGACTTAAGCAATCGTCCCCACTTTGAATTTAAAGGAGAATTTCCAAGTAAGCGTGTTGGCACGTTTGATACCGAGAATGTCCACGAATTCCTTTGGAAGCTTGCTCTAGAAGCGCGCATTAACCTACATGTGATCGTTCACTACGGACACAACACTCATCACATGATTGAGGGGATTTTTAAAGCGTTAGCTCGTGCTCTTGATGAAGCAACCATGGTGGATCCACGTATCGAAGGTGTGCTTCCTTCAACGAAAGGAATGCTCTAA
- the hisH gene encoding imidazole glycerol phosphate synthase subunit HisH has product MIAIIDYGMGNLYSVSKALERMNVAYILSSNEAELEKADGYILPGVGSFKDAMTILNETGLTSFIHKIVVEGKPLLGICLGMQLLFEESDENGFSIGLGLLPGKVIKLPEGTREAPLKVPHMGWNSLLIKNESPLLADLSGEHAYFVHSYYVKTDEEDTLLATADYGVEVPAVVGRGHVFGTQFHPEKSSDLGLSILKNYIKFVEGEGR; this is encoded by the coding sequence ATGATTGCGATCATTGACTATGGAATGGGTAATCTTTATAGCGTGAGTAAAGCGCTAGAACGTATGAATGTAGCGTACATTCTTTCCAGTAATGAAGCCGAGCTTGAGAAAGCAGACGGCTATATCTTACCAGGTGTAGGATCATTTAAGGATGCAATGACCATTTTAAATGAAACGGGCTTAACATCGTTTATTCATAAAATCGTAGTAGAGGGAAAGCCGCTTTTAGGAATTTGTCTAGGTATGCAGCTGCTTTTTGAAGAAAGTGATGAAAATGGCTTCTCTATTGGATTAGGGTTATTACCAGGTAAAGTCATTAAACTTCCTGAGGGAACAAGAGAAGCTCCGCTAAAAGTTCCTCACATGGGCTGGAATAGCTTATTGATCAAAAATGAGAGTCCATTGCTTGCAGATCTATCAGGTGAGCACGCGTATTTTGTTCATTCCTATTACGTGAAAACAGATGAGGAGGATACTCTTCTTGCAACGGCAGACTATGGAGTTGAGGTTCCGGCAGTTGTAGGACGCGGTCATGTATTTGGAACTCAGTTTCACCCTGAGAAGAGCAGTGATCTAGGGTTATCTATCTTGAAGAATTATATTAAGTTTGTGGAAGGGGAAGGACGATGA
- the hisA gene encoding 1-(5-phosphoribosyl)-5-[(5-phosphoribosylamino)methylideneamino]imidazole-4-carboxamide isomerase: MSQFVMYPAIDMRGGKCVRLLQGDYNKETVYGDSPFDMAKQFDDQGASWIHMVDLDGAKEGKLVNHQHVIDAATKLSAKIQIGGGIRTEEDVEFYLSNGVDRVILGSAAISNPEFVKKMLAAYGEKIAIGIDAKDGYVSTEGWLNTSNVKATDLGKELANAGAEVFIFTDIATDGMLSGPNVEAVVEMAKATNKQVIASGGVSSLKDLETLAEYVREGVSGAIVGKALYTNQFSLPEALKVGTSS, translated from the coding sequence ATGAGCCAATTTGTTATGTACCCAGCAATTGATATGCGTGGTGGCAAATGCGTACGGTTGCTTCAAGGAGATTATAATAAGGAAACAGTTTACGGCGATTCTCCTTTTGATATGGCCAAGCAATTTGATGATCAAGGAGCAAGCTGGATTCACATGGTAGACCTTGATGGAGCGAAGGAAGGGAAATTAGTCAATCACCAGCATGTAATCGATGCGGCGACAAAGCTATCAGCTAAGATTCAAATTGGTGGAGGTATCCGTACAGAGGAAGACGTAGAATTCTACCTATCAAATGGTGTTGACCGTGTTATTTTAGGAAGTGCAGCTATTTCAAACCCAGAATTCGTGAAAAAGATGCTTGCAGCCTATGGTGAAAAGATTGCGATAGGGATTGATGCGAAGGATGGCTATGTTTCAACAGAGGGCTGGTTGAATACATCCAATGTGAAAGCAACAGATTTAGGTAAGGAATTAGCGAATGCAGGTGCTGAAGTATTTATTTTCACTGATATTGCAACAGATGGGATGCTCTCAGGACCAAATGTGGAAGCTGTTGTGGAAATGGCTAAAGCGACGAACAAGCAGGTTATCGCATCAGGTGGAGTCAGCTCCTTGAAGGATCTTGAAACACTAGCGGAATATGTAAGAGAAGGTGTATCAGGGGCGATTGTAGGGAAAGCACTTTACACAAACCAATTTAGCTTACCAGAAGCATTAAAGGTAGGAACATCATCATGA
- the hisF gene encoding imidazole glycerol phosphate synthase subunit HisF, protein MITKRIIPCLDVKEGRVVKGIQFLGLRDAGDPVELAKFYDEEGADELVFLDISASHEGRKTMVDVLEQVAAQLAIPFTVGGGINSLEDMKKILRAGADKVSLNTAAVVNPELISEGAGFFGSQCIVVAIDAKYDTELGSFRVYTHGGRKATEWEVVAWAKEAVKRGAGEILLTSMDSDGEKNGFNLALNKLVNEAVSVPVIASGGAGNAEHFLHAFKEGKADAALAASIFHYKETSVKEVKAYLNEQGVNVR, encoded by the coding sequence ATGATTACAAAACGAATTATTCCTTGCTTAGATGTTAAGGAAGGACGTGTTGTAAAGGGTATTCAATTTTTAGGCTTACGTGATGCAGGAGATCCGGTTGAATTAGCTAAGTTTTACGATGAGGAAGGTGCGGATGAACTAGTTTTCCTAGATATTTCTGCTTCTCACGAAGGTCGTAAAACGATGGTGGATGTATTGGAGCAGGTTGCAGCTCAGCTTGCCATTCCTTTTACTGTTGGTGGGGGAATTAATTCTCTTGAAGATATGAAAAAAATTCTTCGTGCTGGGGCTGATAAAGTGTCTCTTAACACAGCTGCAGTCGTTAATCCGGAGCTCATCTCTGAGGGAGCAGGCTTTTTCGGATCTCAATGTATCGTTGTAGCGATTGATGCGAAGTATGACACGGAGCTTGGTAGCTTTAGAGTGTATACACACGGTGGTCGTAAAGCAACGGAGTGGGAAGTAGTAGCGTGGGCGAAAGAAGCGGTAAAACGTGGTGCAGGTGAAATCCTTCTTACAAGCATGGATAGTGATGGAGAGAAAAATGGCTTTAATCTAGCCTTAAATAAGCTAGTGAATGAAGCTGTAAGTGTACCTGTTATTGCCTCAGGTGGCGCTGGAAATGCTGAGCACTTTCTACATGCTTTTAAGGAAGGAAAAGCAGACGCAGCATTAGCGGCATCAATTTTCCATTATAAAGAAACGTCTGTAAAGGAAGTAAAAGCGTATTTGAATGAGCAGGGAGTGAATGTTCGATGA
- the hisIE gene encoding bifunctional phosphoribosyl-AMP cyclohydrolase/phosphoribosyl-ATP diphosphatase HisIE yields the protein MIENVKFDEKGLVPAIVQDAVSKEVLTLAYMNEESLKKSLETKETWFYSRSRQELWHKGGTSGNIQKIVEMRYDCDQDAILVLVQPAGPACHTGAYTCFNETIDKQEVVPAQNRFEILNTLEALIAERESEKPEGSYTTYLFNEGVDKILKKVGEEASEVIIASKNRDAEELKWEVADLLFHLMVLLREQKLPLDEVLKVLKERHTK from the coding sequence ATGATCGAAAATGTGAAATTTGACGAAAAAGGCTTAGTACCTGCGATTGTTCAAGATGCAGTAAGCAAGGAAGTGTTAACACTAGCCTACATGAATGAAGAATCTTTGAAAAAGTCGCTTGAAACGAAGGAAACATGGTTTTATAGCCGTTCAAGACAAGAGCTTTGGCATAAAGGTGGAACATCTGGTAACATCCAAAAGATCGTGGAAATGAGATATGACTGTGATCAGGATGCGATTCTCGTCCTAGTTCAGCCAGCAGGACCGGCTTGTCACACTGGAGCTTACACATGTTTTAATGAAACAATAGATAAGCAAGAGGTCGTTCCCGCACAAAATCGCTTTGAAATTTTAAACACATTAGAGGCGTTGATTGCTGAACGTGAAAGTGAAAAACCAGAAGGATCTTATACAACCTATCTTTTCAATGAAGGGGTAGACAAAATTCTGAAAAAAGTAGGCGAGGAAGCATCTGAGGTAATAATCGCGTCTAAAAATCGTGATGCCGAGGAATTAAAATGGGAAGTAGCTGACTTACTTTTCCACTTAATGGTTCTTTTACGCGAGCAAAAGCTCCCATTAGATGAAGTGTTAAAGGTGTTAAAAGAAAGACATACAAAATAA
- a CDS encoding DUF3231 family protein has translation MNKHLHLKLTSAEIGSLWTTYMTESSVIPVLSYFQQTVEDSEIKDIVSKTLTKSKEHVKTLTELFKLEKFPVPQGFSMEDVNLAAPRLFSDTYMLIFIRNLGKAGIAAHGMALSMSARKDVRDLFFLYLKEAADIEDQAKEVMLSKGVFIRPPYIDSPSEVTFVEKQSFLRGWLGERRTLTGAEIAHIFLNYTNNTGGKALLLGFAQTAQSEELRNHFIRGIDIARTIITKLRTLLEESTLSAPMTWDTEITNSTVAPFSDRLMLFHVSSLNAIGIGNIGGSLALSLRRDIAAKYFIMLKEVGLYAEDSANLLIKNGWFERPPQAIDREQLSKGKKGSKED, from the coding sequence ATGAACAAGCATTTACATTTAAAATTAACTTCTGCAGAAATAGGTTCTCTATGGACCACGTATATGACCGAAAGTTCTGTCATACCTGTTCTTTCTTATTTTCAACAAACAGTAGAGGATTCAGAAATAAAAGACATAGTTTCCAAAACCTTAACCAAATCGAAAGAACACGTCAAAACATTAACAGAGCTTTTCAAACTGGAAAAATTCCCAGTACCGCAAGGATTTTCCATGGAAGACGTAAACCTTGCTGCTCCTAGACTCTTTTCAGATACATATATGCTCATTTTCATACGAAATCTGGGTAAAGCAGGGATTGCCGCCCATGGCATGGCTCTTTCCATGTCAGCGAGAAAAGATGTTCGAGACTTATTCTTTCTCTACTTAAAAGAGGCTGCAGATATTGAAGATCAAGCAAAAGAAGTAATGTTATCAAAAGGTGTCTTTATTCGCCCACCCTATATTGATTCTCCTTCAGAGGTTACATTTGTTGAGAAACAAAGCTTTTTACGAGGATGGCTTGGTGAACGAAGAACATTAACGGGAGCTGAGATTGCTCACATTTTCCTTAACTATACAAATAATACGGGAGGAAAAGCCCTCCTATTAGGATTTGCTCAAACCGCACAATCTGAAGAATTACGCAATCATTTTATAAGGGGCATTGATATAGCAAGAACCATTATTACTAAACTCCGAACTCTTTTAGAGGAAAGTACATTATCTGCCCCGATGACATGGGATACAGAAATCACAAATTCTACAGTCGCACCATTCTCAGATAGACTTATGCTCTTTCACGTAAGCTCACTAAATGCCATAGGAATTGGAAATATAGGAGGATCCCTTGCACTTTCATTACGAAGAGATATCGCAGCAAAGTACTTTATCATGTTAAAGGAAGTTGGACTCTATGCTGAAGACAGTGCAAATCTCTTGATAAAAAACGGTTGGTTTGAACGTCCCCCACAGGCAATTGATCGGGAGCAGCTTTCAAAGGGTAAGAAAGGATCAAAAGAAGATTAA
- a CDS encoding tetratricopeptide repeat protein produces MGKQLSKQQKKAQVVPFLQDGQYYYNKGLKAYREQNYQKASKYLEKALELDPNDATKLSLLATVYTDMGQYTQSNDLLLYILDFVDEDITECHYFMANNYAHLGLFQEAYKCATEYANKAPYGEFIEENEDLIDLLTMEEDEDDPFLKDPDDLILKQDAAKSLLESNQFQEAISLLEEIVEEYPEFWSAHNNLSLAYFYVGEVEKAKKFLQTVLERNPGNLHAYCNLLVFYYYERHDDKVEELAKALSNIHPLLFEHRYKLGATFALVGYYEQAYKWLRTLYRQGFEGDDVFYYWLSYAAYFTGNKNFSEQMWERVLKENKQKEGSEPWNVNQEEKQQAQNMSIEERLYAIFLSIKTDSLEEVERYKAASVPQSKLEQDFISFALGQESSPAEGIQSFFQIINRLFDRTKQDELFLYSFQILSRAYQGKCSLKNDVAWAASLEYVWRKQDSKEQVSQTTIANEYGTTSSTVRKYVNQIKELSVLE; encoded by the coding sequence GTGGGAAAACAATTGAGCAAACAACAAAAAAAAGCACAGGTTGTCCCGTTTCTCCAAGATGGACAATATTATTATAATAAAGGCCTAAAGGCATATAGAGAACAAAACTATCAGAAAGCAAGTAAATATTTAGAAAAAGCATTAGAGCTTGATCCGAATGATGCCACGAAGCTTTCATTGCTTGCGACGGTTTACACAGATATGGGTCAGTATACGCAGTCAAATGATTTACTTTTATATATACTTGATTTTGTTGATGAAGATATAACAGAGTGTCACTACTTTATGGCAAATAATTATGCACATCTTGGGTTATTTCAAGAAGCGTATAAGTGTGCAACAGAATATGCAAATAAAGCACCCTATGGTGAATTTATAGAAGAGAATGAAGATTTAATTGACCTTTTAACAATGGAAGAGGACGAAGACGACCCATTCTTAAAAGATCCTGATGATCTCATTTTGAAGCAGGATGCAGCTAAATCTCTTTTAGAAAGCAATCAATTTCAAGAAGCGATTAGCTTATTAGAAGAGATTGTTGAAGAATATCCAGAATTCTGGTCTGCACATAACAATCTTTCCTTGGCATACTTTTATGTAGGGGAAGTGGAGAAGGCAAAGAAATTCCTTCAAACAGTCCTTGAGCGAAACCCTGGAAACTTGCATGCATATTGTAATTTATTGGTCTTTTATTACTATGAACGTCATGATGACAAGGTTGAAGAGCTAGCAAAAGCACTTTCTAATATACATCCATTATTGTTTGAACATCGTTATAAGCTTGGTGCAACTTTTGCTCTTGTTGGTTATTATGAGCAGGCATACAAGTGGCTTCGAACTCTTTATAGGCAAGGCTTTGAAGGGGACGATGTTTTTTATTACTGGCTTTCCTATGCAGCTTATTTTACGGGGAATAAGAACTTCTCCGAACAAATGTGGGAACGAGTCCTAAAAGAAAACAAACAAAAAGAGGGATCTGAGCCTTGGAATGTGAACCAAGAGGAAAAGCAGCAAGCTCAAAATATGTCAATTGAAGAGCGTTTATATGCTATTTTTCTGTCTATAAAAACAGATAGTCTAGAAGAGGTTGAAAGATATAAAGCAGCTTCTGTTCCTCAATCAAAGCTTGAGCAAGATTTTATCTCCTTTGCATTAGGGCAAGAGAGTTCTCCCGCTGAGGGGATACAATCATTCTTTCAAATCATTAATAGGCTATTTGATCGTACGAAACAGGATGAGCTTTTTCTTTATTCATTCCAAATTTTATCCAGAGCCTATCAAGGTAAGTGCTCACTTAAAAACGATGTCGCATGGGCAGCCTCTCTTGAATATGTCTGGCGTAAACAAGACTCGAAAGAACAAGTGAGTCAAACAACAATTGCAAACGAGTATGGAACAACAAGCTCAACGGTGAGGAAATACGTGAATCAAATTAAAGAGTTAAGTGTACTAGAATAA
- a CDS encoding DUF3231 family protein, which produces MSNEQGRNITLTATELGELWKNYLGETLIHCMYSHYLENVEDERVKQLIEKAQTITTKHIAKLKELFNKENFPIPSGFSENDVISGASRIFSDKFYLFYIKEMSRINLLLFSNALTVSFREDVRRYFDECIDDISELYQDSMNALLAKGLIIRAPFIPIPKQAEYVNDKDFLHKLIGKQRPISATEISGIYIGLDSNQLGKSIMVGFSQVVEDQEIKQYMLRGRDISQKNVNVLQDVLTADHLPSPQLWDAEVLASKEPPFSEKLMLFHVSLATSGSLLNYSFAIAGTYRYDITQDITRLVGEIGHFLDDGAKMLIKKGWFEQPPLAADRDKLAE; this is translated from the coding sequence TTGTCAAATGAACAAGGAAGAAACATCACATTAACGGCAACTGAGCTGGGAGAGCTTTGGAAAAATTATCTTGGTGAAACATTGATTCATTGTATGTATTCACATTACCTTGAAAATGTTGAAGATGAAAGAGTGAAACAGCTTATCGAAAAAGCACAAACAATTACTACCAAGCATATTGCAAAGCTAAAAGAGTTATTTAACAAGGAAAATTTTCCGATACCTTCTGGTTTTTCAGAAAATGATGTCATTTCTGGTGCTTCAAGAATATTCTCTGATAAATTTTATTTATTTTATATAAAAGAAATGAGTCGAATTAATTTACTCTTGTTCTCTAATGCTCTTACCGTTTCTTTTAGAGAGGATGTTCGCCGTTACTTTGATGAATGTATTGATGACATTAGCGAGTTGTATCAGGATTCAATGAATGCACTCCTTGCTAAAGGGTTAATCATTCGTGCTCCTTTTATTCCAATTCCTAAACAAGCGGAATATGTAAATGATAAGGATTTCCTACACAAATTAATAGGCAAACAACGACCGATTTCAGCAACTGAAATCAGTGGAATTTACATTGGCTTGGATTCAAATCAATTAGGTAAATCCATTATGGTTGGCTTTAGCCAAGTAGTTGAAGATCAAGAGATAAAACAATATATGCTTCGTGGAAGAGACATCTCTCAAAAGAATGTTAACGTTCTTCAGGATGTTCTAACAGCTGATCACCTTCCATCACCTCAGTTATGGGATGCTGAAGTATTAGCCTCTAAAGAACCACCATTTTCTGAAAAGCTCATGTTATTCCATGTTTCACTTGCGACATCAGGAAGTCTACTTAACTATAGCTTCGCAATTGCAGGAACATATCGATATGATATAACACAAGATATTACACGCTTAGTTGGAGAGATTGGACATTTTTTAGACGATGGAGCCAAAATGTTAATTAAAAAAGGCTGGTTTGAACAACCACCATTAGCCGCTGATCGAGATAAGCTTGCTGAGTAA